The proteins below are encoded in one region of Garra rufa chromosome 12, GarRuf1.0, whole genome shotgun sequence:
- the LOC141346954 gene encoding inhibin beta B chain, with amino-acid sequence MFSVSFSEAHLCGFASTVLSTLVVLSALTERGTSAATTGCPTCGMPAMEKGTEERYLIEIAKQQILDKLHLRERPNITQTVPRAALMTALRKLHAGRLRQDGTLELENNVPYSRTTNQAYEIVSFADVDEEVSGSIDTSLSFQFLQEKGRSVQVLQSSLWLYVRPADAPLQGGRVNAEIYLPETDGTNRTLLLQRSVDVSRGGWHTFPVTSTLQAFLDGGQRSLRLEVHCEDSGLNLCSREASGDSSHQPFLVAQVQLRDDANKHALSKRSLRCGDDVSVCCKKDFYIKFRDIQWQDWIIAPEGYHMNYCMGQCPQHLSGSPGIASSFHATVFSQLKANGIHTAVSSCCVPIQRRPLSMVYFNSQHTIVKTDVPDMIVESCGCT; translated from the exons ATGTTCTCGGTGTCGTTCTCTGAGGCGCACCTGTGCGGGTTCGCGTCCACGGTGCTGTCCACGCTGGTGGTGCTGAGCGCGCTCACGGAGAGGGGAACGAGCGCGGCCACCACCGGCTGTCCGACCTGCGGCATGCCGGCGATGGAGAAGGGCACGGAGGAACGTTACCTGATCGAGATCGCCAAACAGCAGATCCTGGACAAGCTTCACCTGCGGGAGAGGCCAAACATCACGCAGACGGTGCCGCGGGCCGCGCTCATGACGGCGCTGCGCAAGCTCCACGCGGGCCGCCTCAGACAAGACGGAACGCTGGAACTGGAAAATAACGTGCCATACTCGCGCACGACTAACCAGGCATATGAAATAGTCAGCTTCGCTGATGTCG ATGAGGAGGTTTCTGGTAGCATCGACACCAGCCTCTCATTCCAGTTCCTGCAGGAGAAAGGTCGCAGCGTGCAGGTCCTGCAGTCGTCGCTGTGGCTATACGTGCGTCCGGCCGACGCACCTCTTCAAGGCGGCCGCGTGAACGCCGAAATCTACCTGCCGGAGACGGATGGCACCAATCGCACACTGCTGCTCCAGAGAAGCGTGGACGTGTCCCGAGGCGGCTGGCACACGTTTCCAGTCACCAGCACCCTGCAGGCCTTCCTGGATGGCGGCCAGCGGAGTCTCCGCCTGGAGGTGCACTGCGAAGACTCCGGACTCAACCTGTGTAGCCGCGAGGCGTCCGGCGACTCTTCCCATCAGCCCTTCCTGGTGGCGCAGGTGCAGCTGCGTGACGACGCCAACAAACACGCCCTGAGCAAGCGCTCGCTGCGGTGCGGCGACGACGTGAGCGTGTGCTGCAAGAAAGACTTCTACATTAAGTTTCGCGACATACAATGGCAGGACTGGATCATAGCACCGGAGGGCTACCACATGAACTATTGCATGGGGCAGTGCCCGCAGCATTTATCCGGCTCGCCCGGCATCGCCTCCTCGTTCCACGCCACCGTCTTCAGCCAGCTGAAGGCCAACGGCATCCACACGGCCGTGTCGTCCTGCTGCGTCCCCATCCAGAGACGGCCGCTCTCCATGGTCTACTTCAACTCGCAGCACACCATCGTCAAAACAGACGTCCCGGACATGATAGTCGAGTCCTGCGGGTGCACATAA